The genomic stretch TGTCCcctacatcgcgaacgcgacaagggcctcgcgttcgcgaaggctatTAGTTCAGGCCTTCTGAAGGGCTTTCATTGTGAATGCATCTATGgaatcacgaacgcgaaggctagcTTGGCCagacctacgcgaacgcgagagttactccgcgaatgcgaagaacaaagcTGGCCAGGCCCAACTACTCTAGTCTATACAAACGCGAGTCGCCTCACGCGAACACGAAGGTCACTAACCCagaccttcacgaacgcggaatAGCTATCACAAAAGTGTGAGCATTTCTCCCCCAGCCCAaccccttctacgcgaacgcgatggttctctcgcgttcgcgaagaaggaaaccagaactgtgCAGATCTGGTATGATGTATTTAGCTCCGCGGggtccgaaactcatccgagccactcgggaccccgtccaaaggCACTAACAGGTTTGTAATTATAACACGGACTTTCTCAAATTCTCGAAATGCGAAAAAACAACAACGAAACCCAGAATCATACCCCAAAACTAAATTCAATCAAACTTTGGACTTCAAGTTTTCCAAATTCGATGAATGcgtcgaatcatacttagactactcggatTGGCACCAAAATTTGCGTATAAGTCTTAAATAACATTACGGAACTATTCCCAATCTCAGAATTTAAttcggacctcgatatcaccaaaactcgctccaaaccaaatttaaagaacttcaagaactagctttcactattaggcatcgaaacgctcctgggtcatccaaaacccgatctggacatacacccaagtccgaaattatcatacaaacctattggaattgtcaaatcctgatttcgaggtcgtttactcaaaatattgaccgaagtcaaacttggccttttaggccaacattaaggaaccaagtgttccaatttcaatccaaactcttccaaatcccgaaccaaccatccccgaaagtcataaatcagttaaaGCAAGTACATGAAattttatttaggggaacgaggtTTTAGAAAgtaaaacgaccggttgggtcgttacatttcctactcttaaacaaacgttcatcctttaacgggtttagattcatacctgaagtgctaaacaagtgtggatatctgctccgcatgtcctccttggAATCCCAGGTCGCCTcatcgactggttggcccctccactgaacctttaccttagaaatcctcttggatctcaactgacaaTCTTGTCtgtcaacaatggcaactggctaCTCCTCATAGACCAAGCTATTATCTAGctaaatagtactgaagtctaacacatgggacaaatCGGCGTGATACCTAGacacgtgaaaaactggatgaactcctgataagctgggaggtaaagcgagctcataagcaacctccccaattcacctcaacacctcaaatgggcctataaacctggggctcaacttgtcataatacccttcatcggtgagactttcaagacaaccttctcgccgaccattaatgatacatcacgcgccttctgatccgcgtaactcttctgtctggaatGTGTTGTgtgaagtctttcctgaatcaaaTTTACCTTTTCCAAGTCAACTTTCACCAAGTATGTACTatacaacttagcctcaccaggctcaaaccacccgatagaaGAACGACTTCGCCGACCATATAACgtctcaaatggagccatctcgatgttggactaatagttgttgttgtaagcaaactcgtccaaaggcaagaactgatcccactaccctccaaagtcaatcacacatgctctaagcatgtcctccaaaatctgaattgtCCGCTCCGACTGTCCATCGGTCTAAGGATGGAATGCTGTGCTGAGCTCCAtatgggtccccaactcactctgaacagctctccagaaatgtgaagtgaactgagggcctctatctaatatgatggaaataggcacaccgtgcaaccgaactatctcccgaatgtagatctgagccaacctctctgaagtataagtGGTCACAACCGAAAGAAAGTGTGTTGACTTAGTCAACCTATCGACAATGACCCacactacatcaaacttccgcaaggtccgcATCAACCTAACtatgaagtccatagtaatgcgctcccactttcactcacgTATAGGCATCTAttgaagtaggccacctggcctctggtgcttATACTTAACCTGCTAGCAATTCAAGCATCTagccacatactcaactatgtctttattcatccgccgccaccaataatgctacttcaggtcccgatacatcttcgtagcacctggatgaatggaacaCCGTGAaatgtgtgcctcctctagaatcttcTCTCTCAAGACATcgatattaggaacacataggcgaccctggagtcacaaaacaccatcctcgccaatagaaacctccttggcactaccctgtagTACCGTCTCTTTGAGAACTACCAAATGCGGATCATCGAACTACCGAACCTTGATCTGTCCGAATAGTGAAGACTAAGCAACAATACACGCAAGGACctggctgggctctgaaatgtccagcctcacaagtctgttagccaaggactgaatgtcaaaagctagtggtctctcctctgccgaaatgaatgccaagctacccatacccTCTgttttcctgcttaaggcatccgcgaccacatttgccttgcccagaTGATAAAAaatggtgatgtcatagtcctttagtaactcaatccatctacgctgcctcaaattaagatccctatGCTTGAACAAGTGGTGCAAACTGCGGTGGtccgtataaacctcacatgacaccccatacaagtaatgcctccaaatcttaagagcatgaacaattgctgccaactccaaatcatgcacatggtaattcttctcataaacCTTCAGCTgacatgaagcatatgcaatatcTCGCCTCTCCTACATCAATATTCATCCCAGGACAACATGCGAAGCGTcgcaataaaatatatatatcccCGAACCGAAAAGTAGTACTAGAACTGGTGTTGtggtcaaagatgtcttgagtttctgaaagctcacctcacactcgtcggACCAACGAAAAGGGGCACCCTTCTGgttcaatctagtcagaggtgctgcaatggatgaaaaactCTGCACATATCggtgataataacctgctaaccccaggaaactcgaAATATCAGTAACTAAattaggacgtggccaactctgaactatctcaatcttctttggatccacatTAATACCCTTTCTGGATACAACATGTCCCAAGAATTGCTACTGACTCAAgcaaaaactcacacttggagaacttagcatatagcttccgCTCTCGTAgtgtctgaagcactactctcaaatgcttcTCGTGTTCCCCCAGGCTATGTGAGTtgatcaagatgtcgtcaatgaagacaataacaaaggaatcaatataaggtctgaaaactctgttcatcaagtccataaacgtCAATGgcgcattagtcaagccgaaagacatcaccaggaactcataatggccatatctagtacgaAAGGCAGTCTTCGGGACATCTGAGTCCCGAATtttcagctgatgataccctgatctcaagtcgatcttagaaattgccctagcaccctgcaactggtcaaacaaatcattgatATGAGGCAAcaagtacttgttcttgatggtgactttgttcaactggcggtaatcaatgtaTATCCACATAGtcctatccttcttcttcacaaataacactggtataccctaaggtgatacactaggtctcACAAATCCCTTtactaacaactcctcaagctgctccttcaactctttcggagccatacggtacgtCGAAATATATATAGGCTAGgtacctagagccaaatcaatatagaaatcaaagtcacgatctggtggcatgcttggaaggtcagaaggaaacacattggcgaactcccaaactactGGCACTGAATTAATCGTCGGAGACTCTATGATGGTATCCCAAACATATGCTAGATacgccaaacaacccttctcgaccagatgtcaagcttttagaaaagagataacccgactagatgaactaacggaggaacccttccactccaatcacGGAAACTCTGGCATCACTAAagtaatagtcttggcatgacagtcaaGAATGGTGTGATATGGaaataaccaatccatacccaagatgacctcaaagtcgatcatgtCAAGTAACAGGAGATCCGTTCTAGTCTCATAACCATAAAAGGTaaccacacaggaccggtagattcgatccacaaccacagaatcgcccaCAGGAGTGGATACATAGataggagtacccaaggactcacgaggaatatccaaaaaatgagcaaacagagatgacacatataaatatgtagaccctggatcaaacaatactgaagcatccctaccgcagacAGAAATAGTACCTATGATCACGGTATCTAAGGCCACTACATCTGGTCTGGATGGAAAAGCATAGAATTTGGCTGGAGCGTCGGCTGGCTGGCCTCCgcctggctgactgacctcccCCTGTTTGGCCTCCACTTCTATGACGGCCCTTGCCAGCCTGTCCTCCACCTCTAGGTGGCCGGATGGCGggtgctgtaatcataggctGATAACCCTGAtgtactgccttgccccaaaGTCTGGGACAAAATCTCTTCATGTCACCTGAAtccccacactcataacaactccgcTGTGCCATAGACTGTTGTCCTAAAGCCTGCACCTGCTGGCTtgaatacccactagaagaaccctgaatggcTGGTGGGCGGTATAAACTCTCTCGCATAGCACTGAAGTAAGCACTAGAAGAACCTGGATGACCAGAATACCCGTCGAAGGAATCCTGAATAGATGGTGGGCGGTAATAACTCTCCAGAATCGCACTGAAATAAGGCCTCACTGGAGCACTTCGAGGATGTGGTGGTGTTGAATATGGGGTCCTGCTGGGTTGACCCCTCCCAAAGTAACCACTGCCCCTAGCTCGGGCATCTCAAAACTCTCCAGAGAATCGGGTCCTCTTATCCTGCTGCAACTGCTCTCTACCCTTGTGCCAGTAACCCTCGATCATCCGAGCAATCTccaccactagctgatactcagtccctatctcaacctctcgggccatgctagctCGAATATCGGGGTGTAACCCTACAACAAATCTCCGCACTCTCTTTGCGTCCGTAGgtagtatcataagtgcatggcgagacaaattagagaatctcgcctcattgtcggtcacagacatctgaccctgcttGAACTGGCACCATAACTTTTCCCTCTGAGAGGGTGGAATATGTCCAATAGAAGCTGTGTAAACTGACCCCAAGTCATAGGAGGGGAACCTGCTAGTCTGCCGAGAAGGTAAGACTGCCACCATTTATGGGCCCTGCTCTCAAACTAGAAGGTGGTGAAGTCTACTCTATATGACtctaatatcctcatgttgtgcagtttgtccctgcacctatcaatgaaatcctggaCGTCCTCATGACGCTTACCTCCGAAGACAGGAGGGTGTatcctagtccatctatccaataacttctaCAGATCGTTGTCCGCAACTGGTCTAGTCTCAGATGCCACTACTGCAACTGGCTAAGTACTGCCGCGGGTAGAGTACCCAAAGTCTGATATACGGTTGTTGCGTGCCCAAGAGCCTGAGGAGTAGGGGTATGTGCTCCCCTCCTGCCTGAGA from Nicotiana sylvestris chromosome 12, ASM39365v2, whole genome shotgun sequence encodes the following:
- the LOC138883969 gene encoding uncharacterized protein, yielding MVAVLPSRQTSRFPSYDLGSVYTASIGHIPPSQREKLWCQFKQGQMSVTDNEARFSNLSRHALMILPTDAKRVRRFVVGLHPDIRASMAREVEIGTEYQLVVEIARMIEGYWHKGSSSAYFSAMRESLYRPPAIQGSSSGYSSQQVQALGQQSMAQRSCYECGDSGDMKRFCPRLWGKAVHQGYQPMITAPAIRPPRGGGQAGKGRHRSGGQTGGGTISVCGRDASVLFDPGSTYLYVSSLFAHFLDIPRESLGTPIYVSTPVGDSVVVDRIYRSCVVTFYGYETRTDLLLLDMIDFEVILGMDWLFPYHTILDCHAKTITLVMPEFP